TCGACAAAGATACATGATTTACCCAAAAACAACAGATGCAGAAGCATTGGCAAAATGTTGATTTCCCATGATAGTGTCGAGATGCATAGTGTCAGACACGTAGTAACCCGATACTCCAGTTCCATCACCATAAGTAAGATTATAACCACATAGGCTGCTTGTGGAGTCCGAGGTATAGCAGACTTTTGATCCTGATTCGTCGGCAGTTGTACAGCTATTATCCGAGCATGATATTCTGGATGATGTCGATGAAGAGTTGAGATTGTATAACTCTATTGGGATCTGAAAAACAAAGAAGTACAATGTTAATCCGTGCATATTTCGAATTGAGACGGATAGGAGATAGGAGATTCACCTTGAGCGGGCTTCTTGTTGGGCAACCCCTGCAGCCTTTGCAAACAACCCACGAGATGTCACTTCCAGTATCAATTTGGAAAGTGTATTCTTTTGGGGGGTTCCCTAATTTCAGGCTAGTATAATAAATgctgcaaattaaaattttaaTTTTAAATACAATGATCGAAAACGGAAGAAATAAATATTAGAAGCTAACCCACCCATCAGCGAATGGGTTGGCGTTGCCCTGCACAGGGACATTTACCACACCCATCCTCGCCTGCCTCGCCCTGTCCAGCTCCCTGAGATCCCCTAGGGGGACCCCCTTGAGCGGCACCGCCCGCTCCAGCACCATCGCCTGGTTAGCTGTTGCAACCGCCGTGGCCAGGAGCAACACCACCACCATGGCAGTCAATTCTGATGGCCTCATCACAAGTAATTTTTCCTGATTTCTGTGGAAAAAAACAACTATATTTGAGTAGTATGCACAGTTGCTGATGGACATGTAACAAAAAGATAGACATGATGATTCAGGGGCAGGCAAATGATTTTCAGAATTGATATTCAAAATTTGGGAGAGTAATTTTTCTTTTGGATCCTAAAGCCAAGTTTTTGGTCTAAACCGTGGTActatctagtactccctccaaTCCAAAGTAAGTGTCGTAGTTTTGCACTAAGGTTAGTTCaaccttagttcaaaactgcgacacttattatggatcggagggagtaatcAAGAGCCAAGAGCTGCCTCAAACAAGACTGGACATTCTACATTTTTCAAAAAGGGGAATATACTAGATTAGTATGGGCATTTTGCCGCGCCGGGGTTTGTAGTCTTTATTGTGCCAGGATCGTTGTGATGATCTATCAATTGCATATCAAAGTTTTGGAGCTCCAGTAGTGAACCAATGCTATTTGATAATCGGATTCCAGATTTCACCATGGATTCAGTTAAAAACCCAACCTGCAATAGATCTGGAATCCTGAATGGGAAAAGGAAACCAACAACGTTTGTGCAACCCAAAAAAAAAATGGAAGGAGGGGACGTGACCACTCTAGATCAGTCTAGTTCTGTGCTAGATTATGCATCTGCAACTATACAACCTTGTTCAGAGAATTAAAATTAAATCATGGCACACATGCCTAGAGACTTCAACTTGTGCATAAGTGAAACTGGCTAAACTTATGCAAAACTGAAAGCAAACGTCCCTAAATATCACATTTACCCCAGCACCTATACAGGGATATAACATGATCTGTATTGAAAATTCGACATATACCTTCAGGAGCTGATTTGCACTATTGGCATATGACACACATGGGATACCCGTTTTGTTGCTACAAGATACAAATTAATGTCATTTACGCTCTAATCCGTTCAAGAACAATCTACATTTGAGGAGCACCAAAGGCTCAAGGCCAGGCATGCAAAACATCATCACGGATTTCATATGACAAACTTCAGACCAGTGCCATTAGTGTTCACGAGAAACACTTGCGATGCAATACGTATTACCAACACCATTACATTAGTGTCTCAACAATTTGCGATTTCAATGGTAAAGGAGAGAAACCTGCAGAGAAGCGACTCCCTTCCTGATTGAGCTCCTTGTCTGCTCTGCTGCCTGCCAGGGCCGGGGCGGCTGAGGCGGGAGCAGGGGAAGCCGGAACAGAGAGGCCGGCCGGAGCGCCTGGGACGGGGGCGGAGCGGCAGGGAAGCCGGAATGGGAGAGGCCGGCCGGAGCGACTGGGACGGAGGCGGAGCAGCGCCGGGCCTGAGGAGCGAGGTCGCGGTCACGCGGACGCCGgagcggcggggggggggggggggggggggggggggggggggggcggaggcTGGAGCGGCCGGCTGCCGTGGAGGCCGGAGCGGACCAGAGGACGCTTAAGTCCGTTCGAAACTGCAACGGCGATTATTAGTTGGTTATAACGGGACGCTTTGGCGCCACGGTGACAAGGATGAGTAGCGGTGTTATAGAAAGCCGTAATACTCGTGGGCTGTCCTTTTATCATCTGGGCCGTTGCTTGAGCCTGCTTGACTCGAGGCTACCCCGCCCCCCTTGACAGCAGATCTTCAGATGGTTCTCAAAATCAACTCCAAAAAAATAAATCAGATGGTTCTAAAAAAAACAGATCTTCAGATATCAGTCTTCAGGCCTATGGGCGTGTTTGGCCAACACGGTCAGGTGAGAAGAAAAACATCATTTGATTGCCTACATTCACTGTTTGGCCTGCATAGCACGAACTTTAAAGCACCTCCTATCCAGGCCTGTTAGGAGCGATCGATTCGGTCGTAGCCACTCGGCCAGGCTTGGGGGATGCAGGTGAAGGGGAGACGACACCGTGCTCATGCGACCGCGAAGATGGTGCGAGCTCACGCGTGTTCCCCAAAAAGCGGTGTTTGGAATTGGTGTCACCTCCCGCCGATTCGGTCACCCTATATagacaacccccccccccccccccccccccaaaaaaaaactCTCGCCACTATTCTGTAACATCCCggtagttaagctacagtaaccacACACACTAATGATACCATGTCATCACAGTTAATTTTCTAAACCTCACTTTGATCCAAATTGAATTCAAATTAAAATTAAAAATAAAGTCAAATTATTATTTCTTCAAACGGTAAAACAAAAAGTTCGCTGGGTTACAAAACTTCACTAACTAATTGTCATGAATAAAccaacattatttgaattattaaAATTCCCTTAACCTATTTTAAACTGGACCAAACAGCCCCAAAATAAATCTTTTCTATTTAAACAAAATTAAAATGAATTCAAATAATTCTCAAAAAAATTGTGACAGTGCTAAATAATGTATAGTATTTATATGTCAAAGCTTCAGATTTTTCAAAAAGTCATTTGGTTCAAGGATTAATGCAAAACAGTAGCTAAAAATAAAACAGAAAGGCCTAACTAACTACTTTGCATCTGGGCCCTAGTGGCCACAGAGCACTATCGGCCCAGCCCAGCGGTGCCTTCCCCTACCTCCTCGCTACAAGGGGACAAGGAGGTTGTGGTGGCCATCCATGGCGCCATGGCCGCGGTGGCAGCCATCCTGCGGCCTATTAGGAACGATCGATTCAGTCGTTTCCCCTCAGCCGGGCTTGGGGGATGCAGGGGAAGGGGGGCATGATACCGTGCCCATGCGACCGCCGAGATGGTGCGAGCTCACGCGCGCTCCCCAAAAAGCGATGGTTGGAATTGGTGTCACCTCCCGCCGATTCGGTCACCCTATATAGTCACCCTCACCTCACCGTTCCCCCTCCCAAACTCCCAAACTCCCGCCACCATTCACCCCCTTCGAGACTTCCCTCCCACGCAAATAGACTTCGACGAGCAGGTAAGCAGCGCTTCTTCTCCGGCCGGCGGCACACGGCGGCGGCGATTTGTGTCCTCCTCTTCAGACGACAGAACTAAAAATGACGTTATTAAAATTCAAACAACAGAACTGACGAATATCCCGATAGAGAACACCATCCGGCGCTAGGTCCCAAGCATTGTTTTGCAGGGCACTTATGAGATCCCCCCCTTTTTAGTAACAGAGAGAAGAGAGAGTGCGTGTTGTATGTGTGTGTGTCCGTCAAGTCCTTCTGCTTGGGCCAAGCCCAAAATCAGTGCAAAAAAGAAATACAATGAcatatatgtttaaaaaaatgttcgtcaCCAAAAAAATGACACAGTTTCTAAAAAATGTCCTGAAATAAATACAAAAGGCACACCTTTTCAAAAAGAAATATTCATGATTTTTTAACAAGAAAAATTATAATAGATCGAAAGACTATTACATGCACAACTACTTTCATCAAATGAAAGTGCGGAGCTGAATTAGGTCCTGACGAACGCCGTTAGGGTGGCTTCTTCATGTCCGAATTTTATGGTCCAAAATGTTGTGCTCAATATAATCTTATTTCTCATGTTAGTCAAAATTAAATATAATAAGTGTTGCTTAATGGCACATGGAGCATGTTTAGTTTTTccacccgttgcaacgcacgggcgtttGTACTAGTTTAAAAAAAGGCAGGTGCATTCCGTTAGAATAAAGTACATGATGTATGTACAGACATGATGCATACATGGTGTCATGCAAGCATCGATCTACGGCCTGCTCTTATTTGACAAGTTTTAACACAAAATTGCTCACAAGACTGGGAAGACATCCTCTTTATTTGTCCAGATAGGTAGCTTAACAGAGTTTGAATTAACCAAATGTTGGGCACTTTCCATGGTAGCAAACTGCAGTCACACCACTAGTTCAATGCAACTTTACAGCGTTGCTACTGAATTTCTACTTCTGATGCACGAAAGTAAGTAGCGTCACGGTTCCTTGCACATTCAGCAGCAAGCAAATGGTGGAATGGACACATTCAGATCCAGACTTGCTGTAAATATTATAAGCCTCCAAGGCAAAACTGAATCTGTTCTTCTCTAGAACTGCATCTTACTACATGATAACCTGGCAGATGCCTGGGCCTGCGGCTTTCTTTCCATTCAGCTCCTTGACAGAACAGGGTACTGTTCCCATGGCTCCACAAgtgcattttctttttctttcattcAGATAATGGAGGAGAAAGTGCTATTATGAGCCCAAGCTCAGAACAACATAACAAAGTTCACCATAATTAACGATCGGTAACACTGTTTTCTATACAATGCAGGATATAGTTCGATAAAAGATGATTTACGGAAGGTGCTATAAAAGTTTACAGCCGAACAAAAAGCCTCCTGCCTTACTTTGTGACAGAAAAACATTTACCTCGAGAGTAATCTAGCCAAAGACTTCATAAAACTTCTCAACTACAAGCAAGCCCGAGTCGATCGATTCGAGTGGGTCTTTACGGAGCCGATGCCTCAAACAGTTGGGGATCACAGTGGCAATGTCCTCGACTGTCACAATGTCCCTTCCTTTCAAGGCAGCCAACGCCTTGGCCGCCCTGTTAGTGACAATGTCTCCTCTCAGTCCATCCACATTCAGCTCGGAACACACCTGGGATATCTTAACCCGGAGATCATGGTCGAGCTGCACAGAGCCCAGGTTGCTCCGAGCGGATGTGATCTGGTCCTGGAGCTTCCCTTGCTCCTCCAAGTAGGACTGCCGGAACGTTTTTGGGTCCTTGTCGAACCGAGCCCTCTCCTCCACAATCTTCACCCTCAGCTCCGCGTCCCTGACCGTGCCAACCTGCGCGTGCATCCCGAACCGGTCCAGCAGCTGCGGCCGGAGCTCGCCTTCCTCCGGGTTACCGGACCCAATGAGGATGAACCGTGCAGGGTGGGAGATGGAGATGCCCTCCCTCTCCACCGTGTTCCACCCAGACGCCGCGGAATCCAGCAGAACATCCACCAGATGGTCATCCAGCAGATTGACCTCGTCCACATACAGTATCCCCCTGTTGGCCTTGGCAAGCAGGCCTGGCTCGAACGCCTTGACACCTTCGGTGAGCGCCTTCTCAATGTCGATGGTGCCGCACACCCTGTCCTCGGTGGCGCCGAGGGGCAGGTCGACCATGGTGATCTTGGTGGTGGTCACGGGAAGGTCCTCGCCCTTGAGGAGGCGGTCACGGACCTCGGGGCCCATGACCTCGGGGTCGAAGGGGTCGGAGTTGAACGGGTCGCCGACAACGACGCTGATGTCCGGGAGCAGGTCGACGAGGGAGCGGACGGTGGTGGACTTGCCGGTGCCCCGGTCGCCCATGATCATGACGCCGCCGATCTTGGGGTCGATGACGTTGAGCAGCAGGCAGAGCTTCATCTCGTCCTGCCCCACGATCGCCGGGAACGGGTACACCGGCCGCTGGCTCTCCTTCGCGCCCGCCGCCGGCTTGGTCTCCTACAACAATACGTCAGAGCCAGCAGAACATTGTGGGTTGGACAGATTTGAGGGTTTGGGGGCGCGCGGGTACCTGCACGGCGGCGGAGGGGGCGGCGACATTGCAGACGGCGAAGCGGCCGCGGCGGAACCCTCTGCTGGTCCTGGACGGAGCTCGGGCTGCGCGTGGTGGGAGAGAGCTCGGGTGAGTGAACTGGGAGGGAGCCTTTGGAGATTCCGCGTTACTGGATTTCAACATTagagggaggggggaggggaggtACCTGAGATGGCGGCGGTCGCGGCGGTGGTGAGGGAGAGTGGGCGGGAGGTGGAGACGGAGAAGAGGgccggcgaggtggcggcggccgaCGCCGGGGAGAACGGGGAGGCCATGGCCATGGAACGAGGGGAGTGGATGAATGGAGGGGGGCGAGGGGATAAGAGAGGGATTGGGAGACACGGGTTGGGACTTGTTGGATAGGCCGGACGCTGCTTTGTTTTCTGAGGGATGGGCCGGACTAAAGCtggccatatgggccatgcctcgcgggccggcccatggataTGGGTTTTCGGCCCGGCATGGACCTGGCATGAGTATGCCTAAAAAAACATGACAAAAATTAAGGGTATGCTTTCttgtaaaaaaattaaaaaaattaaggGTACGCTTAGAGCGTCAAATTTAGAAGCTCATTTACCTGCCAAATACTCAGCTATGCTTGATCAGGGTTGCCATCTGTGGCTTATTCCTCCTCATGACCCTTCTTGTATACCCTTAAACACTAGTTAGCGTGCACGTGCAATGCACATATTCATTACAAAGGACAAATATGTTGCCTGCAAAAAAAAAAGGACAAACATGTTCATCCTAGTTAAGAGGCAAACATTCAACAAAAACAAATAATGAAACTCAAGTGATGTACCACTAAATATTAGAAAAATATGTACAAATGATTTTCTTTTGGCACATGAATAATGATTTAATTTGCTATGTTGAGTGGAGTTTTTCTATACGAATAAGAATCACTAACATATGCAAACTTCCGACACAGAAAGGGAGTATATATTTAAACTCTTGAGGGATGTTGTTGCACTCTATCGCTCTAGTACTCTTCCACAAAAGGAAAAAGTCCAAAATAAACCTTGGACTTATAGGCTAAGGATAAATCGAACCCTGGACTTCAAATCCCAGAAAATGGCACTTTGAACTTGGCAATCCTGGTCTATTTCGGATCCTAGACCTGTTTGGCACACTAGGAATACCCAATCCCGGCCGGGATAACCTGCTACTCACACCAACAAGAATTTGGGCCTGCCCAATACACATGTTTTTTTTTAATTCAACATTTCAGAAAAATGTTTGTTTACATTTTTTTTCATAAATTAGGAAAGTGTTTCAGATTTAAAAATATGTTCAagtattttagaaaatgttcgtGTTATCGGAAAATGTTCAGAAatgtcaaaaaatgttcatgttttaaaAATTTGTACAAATTTCCAAAAAAATGATCATATTTTCAAATTTGGTTCATAAATTCAATAAAAATTCTAGAATTTTCGAAAAGGTTCGCACATTTTAAAAAATTTGTTTTCTAATATATGTTCGTCTTTTCAAAAATGTTCAGACATTTCCAAAAAATGTGCATCTTCTCAAACTTTGTATTCTTATATACGTCATGTTGTCTATCATGTATGCGTGCCTCGAGTGCGAGGTCCCAAGTTCGAGTGCTCGCAAGCTCACCGGTTTTGTCATAGAAGA
This sequence is a window from Aegilops tauschii subsp. strangulata cultivar AL8/78 chromosome 7, Aet v6.0, whole genome shotgun sequence. Protein-coding genes within it:
- the LOC109774826 gene encoding aspartic proteinase 36-like — protein: MSISNCAYYSNIVVFFHRNQEKLLVMRPSELTAMVVVLLLATAVATANQAMVLERAVPLKGVPLGDLRELDRARQARMGVVNVPVQGNANPFADGIYYTSLKLGNPPKEYTFQIDTGSDISWVVCKGCRGCPTRSPLKIPIELYNLNSSSTSSRISCSDNSCTTADESGSKVCYTSDSTSSLCGYNLTYGDGTGVSGYYVSDTMHLDTIMGNQHFANASASVVFGCTESLSGFISTDGILAFGQQQLSIISQLNSLGVSPKKFSHCLKGSEEGGGIFLLGEIVEPRLVFTPLAGPHYNLNLEGIAVNGQNLPIDSSLFATSNK
- the LOC109774815 gene encoding magnesium-chelatase subunit ChlI, chloroplastic; translated protein: MAMASPFSPASAAATSPALFSVSTSRPLSLTTAATAAISARAPSRTSRGFRRGRFAVCNVAAPSAAVQETKPAAGAKESQRPVYPFPAIVGQDEMKLCLLLNVIDPKIGGVMIMGDRGTGKSTTVRSLVDLLPDISVVVGDPFNSDPFDPEVMGPEVRDRLLKGEDLPVTTTKITMVDLPLGATEDRVCGTIDIEKALTEGVKAFEPGLLAKANRGILYVDEVNLLDDHLVDVLLDSAASGWNTVEREGISISHPARFILIGSGNPEEGELRPQLLDRFGMHAQVGTVRDAELRVKIVEERARFDKDPKTFRQSYLEEQGKLQDQITSARSNLGSVQLDHDLRVKISQVCSELNVDGLRGDIVTNRAAKALAALKGRDIVTVEDIATVIPNCLRHRLRKDPLESIDSGLLVVEKFYEVFG